In a genomic window of Sutcliffiella sp. FSL R7-0096:
- a CDS encoding sigma-70 family RNA polymerase sigma factor, producing MRQSIDDIYQEHMQDIFRYLLSLCRDHHLAEDLVQETFLRAYLYVENYKGEDIKPWLFRIAHNAFIDHYRKHKRTVLKEQGFFQRLFGKGHGTEQEVLLKSKVAEAMGVTDTYFKVLLYRARLKVRLMQGKENEKDE from the coding sequence ATGAGACAGTCCATTGATGATATATACCAAGAACATATGCAGGATATTTTCCGGTACCTCCTTTCTTTGTGCAGGGACCATCACCTTGCGGAAGATCTCGTGCAGGAGACATTTTTGCGTGCGTATTTATATGTGGAGAATTACAAGGGTGAGGACATCAAGCCCTGGCTGTTCCGGATTGCCCATAACGCGTTTATTGATCACTACCGGAAGCACAAGCGTACCGTGTTGAAAGAGCAAGGTTTTTTCCAGAGACTTTTTGGAAAGGGGCATGGAACAGAACAGGAAGTGCTTCTGAAATCAAAGGTTGCAGAGGCCATGGGGGTTACAGATACGTATTTTAAAGTGCTGCTCTACCGCGCCCGCTTAAAAGTGAGACTCATGCAAGGAAAGGAGAACGAAAAAGATGAATGA
- a CDS encoding anti sigma factor C-terminal domain-containing protein — protein MNDDFKRKLDMFDKGEMTEEEKIEFEKEMDTQEKQWMKPSMDKNKQWKILRASKWKARIGTALTVIPILLLVMMVSSFVTNIYYHGFSTGLSEDYTRSQKLADVINFSQLITDPFADKYSIDTEVGTFFNMGITMELRKQVGKEFYTVGEMDVDFLFSKMGDVEKKYYGKDENSQVQFLHPSFLKEYPSESTSEWERLEMLPEGTVATAFITFDEIMSTEKVFEHFQGKDLDLIWFPVDIPNDRDNYYPISNIGFPNYPIFHSEDWTLTSRAEERSLFGSTITEGRSAPEYKEGDTEMLHKQFKKTLQFLKDYQKEFNQIQVMHNEIKLNHVISYLEKNEISHHGVVITGPTKEVLSLKEDDWIGAIHIDEVALWNWSN, from the coding sequence ATGAATGATGATTTTAAAAGAAAACTGGATATGTTTGATAAAGGGGAGATGACTGAGGAAGAAAAAATAGAGTTTGAAAAAGAAATGGATACCCAGGAAAAACAGTGGATGAAGCCCAGTATGGATAAAAATAAACAATGGAAAATATTACGAGCTAGTAAGTGGAAGGCGCGGATTGGCACGGCACTGACCGTAATACCTATTTTACTGCTGGTTATGATGGTTTCCTCTTTCGTTACTAACATATACTATCACGGTTTTTCTACTGGTTTGTCAGAAGACTACACAAGGTCTCAAAAGTTAGCTGACGTCATAAACTTCTCGCAATTAATCACAGACCCTTTTGCAGATAAGTACTCCATTGATACGGAGGTAGGGACATTCTTTAATATGGGGATTACTATGGAGTTAAGAAAGCAAGTCGGAAAAGAATTTTATACTGTTGGAGAAATGGATGTAGATTTTTTGTTTTCTAAAATGGGGGATGTGGAGAAGAAGTATTACGGTAAAGATGAAAATTCCCAAGTACAATTTTTGCATCCATCCTTCCTAAAAGAATATCCATCAGAGTCCACTTCAGAATGGGAAAGACTTGAGATGCTTCCTGAAGGCACAGTTGCTACGGCTTTCATTACCTTTGATGAGATTATGTCTACTGAAAAAGTGTTTGAGCACTTCCAAGGTAAAGACCTCGACTTGATTTGGTTTCCAGTGGATATTCCAAATGATAGAGATAACTATTATCCCATTTCCAACATTGGTTTTCCCAATTATCCCATCTTTCACAGTGAGGATTGGACACTTACTTCACGAGCAGAGGAACGTTCTCTTTTTGGATCAACTATTACGGAAGGTAGGTCTGCACCTGAATATAAAGAAGGGGATACTGAGATGTTGCACAAACAGTTTAAAAAGACACTTCAGTTTCTGAAAGATTATCAAAAGGAATTTAATCAAATTCAAGTGATGCATAATGAAATAAAGCTGAATCATGTTATCAGTTACCTAGAGAAAAATGAAATATCCCATCACGGAGTTGTCATTACCGGACCGACAAAAGAAGTGCTCTCCCTGAAAGAAGATGACTGGATTGGAGCTATTCATATTGACGAAGTCGCCCTTTGGAATTGGAGTAACTAA
- a CDS encoding sensor domain-containing diguanylate cyclase → MVAQGVNRQKEMVIWTSFIVLVPIFLWLGYQLSPVVLKDLPIWHLVGFIALAIILALIPIVVGEVPLFLAQGVSLAALLSFGLFIEMIVTLISVLALMVYMRMNRQNLVRIPINMLMFSSISLVAGFVFYALGGTPGDTRLWNIGVLTPILAHELVYFTLNTVYLYFIQLSIYERRSKFITPDTKWDAVTSIMVLPVGLILYTLYEQVGAVALLYVGLPFVILTLILQLYHSSQKVNVHLQQAADVGHQLTERLDTIGVLDVFLEKISTLFKVDYAAIIDVNGDKIMKVLRVMDKENSVEPNTILLTDEEELLAYVLKRGKSVCYLTKKEWKHISKTHLPASMQSVMCVPVIRNHKIEGLVLLASSSKRTYDKSQLMIVDILCSYFGVAMEKARHYQETKRKSERCALTKLYNYRFFESVLDNEYEKLNNGQSKSLSLIMLDLDHFKRINDIYGHQSGNEILMQVADRLTAIVGNKGTVARYGGEEFVILLPNVERGQCLELAERIRVHLATRSFPLKQHIRDAQGSQLVKVTASIGFATAPDDAEDTLDLIRHADRAMYVGAKQAGRNKVAEYRKTS, encoded by the coding sequence TTGGTAGCTCAGGGAGTGAATCGCCAAAAGGAAATGGTGATTTGGACAAGCTTTATCGTGTTGGTCCCCATCTTTTTATGGTTAGGATATCAGCTTTCACCTGTAGTGTTAAAAGATTTGCCAATTTGGCACCTTGTCGGGTTTATAGCTTTGGCTATTATACTTGCCCTGATTCCGATAGTGGTAGGAGAGGTACCGCTATTTTTGGCGCAAGGAGTTTCGCTGGCAGCCCTCCTGTCCTTTGGTCTATTTATCGAGATGATTGTGACACTCATCTCGGTCCTTGCCTTAATGGTGTATATGCGGATGAACAGGCAGAACTTGGTGCGCATTCCCATTAATATGCTGATGTTTTCTAGCATATCATTGGTAGCTGGTTTTGTTTTTTATGCTTTAGGTGGAACGCCTGGAGATACAAGGTTATGGAATATCGGCGTCCTTACTCCGATACTTGCACATGAATTAGTCTATTTCACCCTTAATACAGTATATTTATATTTTATTCAATTATCTATATATGAGCGAAGAAGTAAATTCATCACTCCTGATACGAAGTGGGATGCCGTTACAAGCATCATGGTCTTACCGGTGGGGTTAATCCTCTACACGCTCTATGAGCAAGTGGGAGCAGTTGCCTTGTTATATGTCGGTTTGCCCTTCGTCATCTTAACCTTGATTCTGCAACTCTATCATTCCAGTCAAAAGGTCAATGTTCATCTCCAACAAGCTGCAGATGTCGGCCATCAATTAACGGAAAGACTTGATACAATAGGGGTATTGGATGTGTTCCTAGAGAAAATCTCCACTCTCTTCAAGGTAGATTATGCAGCAATTATTGACGTGAACGGGGATAAGATCATGAAAGTGCTCCGTGTGATGGACAAGGAAAACAGCGTGGAGCCCAATACCATCCTTCTCACAGACGAAGAAGAACTATTGGCCTATGTGTTAAAACGTGGAAAAAGCGTCTGTTATTTGACGAAGAAAGAATGGAAGCATATTTCCAAGACACATCTTCCCGCTTCCATGCAAAGTGTGATGTGCGTCCCAGTCATCCGTAATCATAAAATTGAGGGGCTCGTATTGCTTGCAAGCTCATCCAAGCGCACATACGATAAATCCCAATTGATGATTGTCGATATACTTTGCTCCTATTTTGGGGTGGCGATGGAAAAAGCACGCCACTATCAAGAAACAAAAAGAAAAAGCGAACGCTGTGCCCTTACAAAACTATATAATTATCGCTTTTTTGAAAGTGTCCTTGATAATGAGTATGAAAAGCTTAACAATGGACAATCCAAGTCTCTTTCTCTCATCATGCTGGATCTTGATCATTTCAAAAGAATCAATGATATATATGGCCACCAGAGTGGAAATGAGATCCTAATGCAGGTAGCCGATCGATTGACAGCAATTGTTGGTAATAAGGGGACGGTTGCAAGATATGGTGGGGAAGAGTTCGTCATCCTTCTTCCTAATGTGGAGCGGGGACAATGTCTTGAACTGGCTGAGCGCATACGGGTGCATCTAGCCACTAGATCATTCCCACTCAAGCAACACATACGCGATGCGCAAGGTTCCCAGCTTGTAAAAGTAACAGCAAGTATCGGATTTGCGACCGCTCCGGATGATGCGGAAGACACACTTGACCTCATACGCCATGCGGACCGTGCGATGTATGTCGGGGCGAAGCAGGCTGGAAGGAATAAGGTAGCCGAGTATCGGAAGACATCATAA
- a CDS encoding folylpolyglutamate synthase/dihydrofolate synthase family protein — MFTSLKELQKEISFTMKSEINLGLERMLRFLEKVGNPQDQIKIVHIGGTNGKGSTLRFLESMLLEAGHNVGTFHSPSYEYINDQISVNGEYITDSELMEVMKLFNEKGLDEVGLTEFELQTATAFYYFACMKKVDFALIEVGLGGREDSTNVMKPVLSIITNVGYDHIGFLGTTIKEIAAHKAGIIKKGVPVISGEQKAEAKEVIRAEAKTNGSPISFMEEDFSYSLVDMEQEGETFKYHAKDKLISDIRISMQGEHQVANASLAIKAYLTLTEKGLARYEEKILKRGILKATHPGRFEVVSHNPLIIMDGAHNDEAVDALVRSVERCYSNRTVIVLFSALKDKPIESMVKKLEKVASEIIFTSFHFPRAARAEDIYHISHHPKKQLERVWEIALDAAVSRLNEESVLLVTGSLYFISETRSYLTRKDEER, encoded by the coding sequence ATGTTTACATCATTGAAGGAGCTTCAAAAGGAAATTAGTTTCACGATGAAAAGCGAGATAAACCTGGGATTGGAGCGAATGCTCCGCTTTTTGGAGAAGGTAGGCAATCCTCAGGATCAAATAAAAATAGTTCACATTGGAGGGACGAATGGCAAGGGATCCACGTTGCGCTTTCTAGAGAGCATGCTACTTGAGGCAGGCCATAATGTCGGGACGTTTCATTCCCCTTCCTATGAGTATATAAATGACCAGATTTCTGTGAATGGTGAGTACATAACAGATTCAGAACTAATGGAAGTAATGAAATTATTTAATGAAAAGGGTCTTGATGAAGTTGGATTGACCGAGTTTGAGTTGCAGACTGCCACGGCATTTTATTATTTTGCTTGCATGAAGAAGGTGGATTTTGCCTTGATCGAGGTTGGCCTCGGTGGTAGGGAGGATTCCACTAATGTGATGAAGCCGGTCCTGTCCATTATAACTAACGTAGGTTATGACCATATCGGCTTCTTGGGGACAACCATTAAAGAAATAGCCGCTCATAAAGCGGGCATCATCAAAAAAGGGGTTCCTGTTATTAGTGGGGAACAAAAGGCAGAGGCGAAAGAAGTCATCAGGGCAGAAGCAAAGACAAACGGAAGTCCCATCAGTTTTATGGAAGAGGATTTTTCTTATTCACTAGTAGATATGGAGCAGGAAGGAGAGACCTTTAAGTACCATGCTAAGGATAAGTTGATAAGTGATATAAGGATTTCGATGCAGGGAGAACATCAGGTGGCTAACGCTTCACTTGCAATAAAGGCATACCTCACGTTGACGGAAAAGGGATTAGCTCGATATGAGGAAAAAATATTAAAGCGGGGGATATTGAAAGCGACCCACCCAGGAAGATTTGAAGTGGTTAGCCATAACCCACTCATCATCATGGATGGGGCACATAATGACGAGGCGGTGGATGCATTGGTGCGTTCTGTCGAGAGATGCTATTCAAATAGGACAGTAATCGTTCTTTTCAGTGCGCTTAAAGATAAACCGATTGAATCCATGGTGAAAAAGTTGGAAAAGGTGGCATCTGAAATTATTTTTACTTCCTTTCATTTTCCTCGAGCTGCCCGGGCAGAAGATATTTATCATATAAGCCATCATCCAAAAAAACAATTAGAGAGAGTGTGGGAAATCGCTCTCGATGCTGCTGTATCAAGGCTTAATGAGGAATCCGTATTGCTTGTTACAGGTTCCCTTTACTTCATTTCAGAAACTAGGTCTTATCTCACACGAAAAGATGAAGAGAGATAA
- a CDS encoding RimK family alpha-L-glutamate ligase, giving the protein MSKYLCWIIYNGNLPEEKFIEMATWINNVAIEHSIASKLVKNNRLIPAIIDGKPDLVRSEREPLPDFIIFFDKDVVLAKHLEMMGIPVYNSAASIEICDNKSLTYQALAGKNIPMPKTLLAPFVFYAHDDYQPFYRASEALGFPLVVKEAYGSFGIQVYLIHTMEELLEKVKEIGNRPFLLQEYIASSKGKDIRLNVVGDQVVASVMRISETDFRANVGNGGRMIKYEPTAYEKEIALKSTQLVGADFAGVDLLIGEDGSPLVCEINSNAHFKAVHNYTGINVATYIVPHIIKKWKETK; this is encoded by the coding sequence ATGTCAAAATACCTTTGCTGGATTATTTATAACGGAAACCTTCCTGAAGAGAAATTTATCGAGATGGCTACTTGGATCAATAATGTGGCAATAGAGCATTCCATCGCCAGCAAACTCGTGAAAAACAACCGATTGATACCCGCCATTATCGACGGAAAGCCGGACCTAGTGCGTTCTGAGAGGGAACCCCTTCCGGATTTTATCATTTTTTTTGATAAGGATGTCGTTCTGGCAAAACATCTTGAAATGATGGGCATACCTGTTTACAACAGCGCTGCTAGCATCGAGATTTGTGATAATAAATCACTTACATATCAAGCACTTGCCGGAAAAAACATTCCAATGCCTAAAACACTATTGGCTCCCTTCGTTTTTTATGCCCACGATGACTATCAACCATTTTATCGTGCAAGTGAAGCCCTGGGCTTTCCACTGGTTGTGAAGGAAGCCTATGGTTCTTTCGGCATACAAGTATACCTGATTCATACTATGGAAGAACTTCTCGAGAAAGTGAAGGAAATAGGTAACCGCCCGTTTCTGCTTCAGGAATACATCGCATCAAGCAAAGGAAAGGATATTCGCTTGAATGTCGTGGGTGATCAAGTTGTTGCATCCGTTATGCGAATATCAGAGACAGATTTCCGGGCCAATGTCGGCAATGGTGGTAGGATGATCAAGTATGAACCTACCGCATATGAAAAAGAAATAGCGCTCAAAAGCACGCAGCTTGTGGGTGCGGACTTTGCTGGAGTGGATCTGTTGATTGGAGAAGACGGCTCGCCGCTTGTTTGTGAAATTAACTCCAACGCCCACTTCAAAGCCGTCCACAACTATACCGGGATCAATGTCGCAACCTATATTGTTCCCCATATTATAAAAAAATGGAAAGAGACGAAATGA
- a CDS encoding ATP-grasp domain-containing protein, translating into MMRRKGWLIYEEEHSKKNASFIQWFMEESEALNIELTFLLQSQISFGVRDGKLEIRLDGLTAASPDFVIMRNVTPLFSKHLERMTIPCFNSYQVASICNDKAKTHQYLAGKGIPMLDTYFVTAHELTHENLPVPYPFVVKSAAGRGGVEVYLIENEEQLATIRQELASLPVVIQPLAATPGKDLRVYVLGKQIVAAVLRTNENSFKANFSLGGKAEVYTLNEVEQQLVEKIIAQFDFALVGVDFLFDSDGQLLFNEIEDVVGCRMLCQTTDINIVKLYLEFVLGKLEESEANDEVL; encoded by the coding sequence ATGATGAGAAGAAAAGGCTGGCTTATATACGAAGAAGAACACTCCAAAAAGAATGCATCCTTTATCCAATGGTTTATGGAAGAATCCGAAGCATTAAATATAGAGTTGACGTTCCTGCTACAGTCCCAAATATCCTTTGGTGTGCGAGATGGCAAGCTGGAAATAAGGCTTGATGGACTAACCGCTGCCTCTCCCGACTTTGTCATCATGCGAAATGTTACCCCTTTGTTCAGTAAGCATTTGGAACGCATGACCATTCCATGCTTCAATTCCTACCAGGTGGCTTCCATTTGTAATGACAAGGCAAAAACCCATCAATATTTAGCAGGTAAAGGAATCCCGATGCTAGATACTTATTTTGTCACAGCGCATGAACTTACGCATGAAAACCTTCCCGTCCCTTACCCATTTGTGGTGAAGTCGGCAGCAGGCAGAGGTGGAGTCGAGGTGTACTTAATAGAAAATGAGGAGCAGTTGGCAACTATCCGGCAGGAGCTTGCCTCCCTCCCAGTCGTGATCCAACCACTTGCCGCTACACCAGGAAAGGACCTGCGTGTTTATGTTCTCGGCAAACAAATTGTTGCAGCTGTCCTTCGTACCAATGAAAATAGCTTCAAAGCGAATTTCTCTCTTGGTGGCAAAGCTGAGGTTTATACGTTGAATGAAGTAGAGCAACAATTGGTAGAAAAAATCATAGCACAATTTGATTTCGCTCTCGTTGGTGTGGACTTCTTATTTGATAGTGATGGACAGCTCCTCTTCAATGAAATCGAGGATGTCGTCGGCTGTCGGATGCTGTGTCAGACAACCGATATCAATATCGTAAAGCTTTACTTGGAATTTGTTTTGGGGAAGCTTGAGGAAAGCGAGGCAAACGATGAAGTTTTATAA
- a CDS encoding Mur ligase family protein — translation MKFYNMREALSYVYASFLKAKPHQKELDDAIVRSPHLTKELLTSLNLIFPKEKVILVTGSKGKGSTSRMIAAILRQKGYNVGLYTSPHLVEYNERIRVNGKAISDEAFLQHLNNQVPAIDKILASIATPQQYLGPTGILLSIALAHFKEQETDINVIEIGRGGTYDDTNVLENKWAVISKVMEEHVGYLGNSLEEIVGHKAGIVKECTDHVMVGSQSEPVKQMLGRKLGSNVSVFGVDYSPSIKHASLKGSLFSLHTKLSTYEDIFLPLLGSFQVENAALAIQTCEKVIGNQLTDELLNDCFRELRWPGRLEVVEEHPTVVLDGSINRVSAAYLKEVLPLVDSTKVATIIAVPENKDYEGVIEVCSEFSDVLVVTTPDNSHKTFPSDALAVARRYHAGAMEVGLLSEAVPLVRSLEPTLIFIVGTQSMIGSAKEIWRDSLMDIG, via the coding sequence ATGAAGTTTTATAACATGCGCGAAGCCCTTTCCTACGTATATGCTTCCTTTCTAAAAGCAAAGCCCCATCAAAAGGAACTAGATGATGCAATCGTCCGCTCCCCACACTTAACGAAGGAGCTGTTGACCAGTTTAAATCTAATCTTCCCAAAAGAGAAGGTCATCCTTGTGACAGGGAGTAAAGGTAAGGGTTCCACATCCAGAATGATTGCCGCCATCCTGCGTCAAAAGGGGTACAATGTCGGCCTCTATACCTCTCCTCACCTTGTAGAATATAACGAACGGATCCGGGTGAACGGGAAAGCCATTTCAGATGAAGCCTTTCTTCAGCATCTTAACAATCAGGTTCCGGCTATAGATAAGATACTGGCTTCGATTGCTACCCCTCAACAATACCTTGGTCCAACAGGTATTCTGCTATCTATTGCACTTGCCCATTTCAAGGAGCAAGAGACAGATATCAATGTCATTGAAATCGGCCGTGGCGGTACTTATGACGATACAAATGTTTTGGAAAACAAATGGGCTGTCATTTCGAAAGTGATGGAAGAACATGTAGGTTACCTGGGAAATTCGCTTGAGGAGATTGTCGGCCATAAAGCCGGGATTGTAAAGGAATGCACGGACCATGTGATGGTTGGAAGTCAAAGTGAACCTGTTAAGCAAATGTTGGGGAGAAAGTTGGGAAGCAATGTTTCTGTTTTTGGAGTAGATTATTCTCCTTCCATCAAGCATGCAAGTTTGAAAGGAAGCTTATTTTCCTTACATACTAAGTTGAGCACATATGAAGATATTTTCCTTCCGTTGCTAGGCTCGTTTCAAGTGGAAAATGCCGCACTCGCTATTCAGACATGTGAAAAGGTAATTGGTAATCAGCTCACAGATGAGTTATTGAATGATTGTTTCCGAGAGTTGAGATGGCCGGGCAGATTGGAAGTGGTGGAAGAACATCCGACCGTCGTGCTGGACGGATCCATCAATCGTGTTTCAGCTGCTTATCTAAAAGAAGTACTCCCACTAGTGGACTCGACGAAAGTTGCCACCATCATAGCGGTCCCGGAAAATAAGGATTATGAAGGTGTCATAGAGGTTTGCAGTGAGTTCTCGGATGTTTTGGTGGTAACCACGCCTGATAACTCCCACAAGACATTTCCATCCGATGCACTTGCCGTTGCCCGTCGATATCATGCAGGGGCGATGGAGGTTGGCTTGCTTTCAGAAGCTGTTCCGCTGGTGCGAAGCTTAGAACCTACTCTCATTTTTATAGTTGGCACTCAGTCGATGATTGGAAGTGCCAAGGAGATTTGGAGGGATTCCTTAATGGATATTGGATAG
- a CDS encoding valine--tRNA ligase, translating to MEMKEVNLPTKYDPQTIEKNRYQYWLDGRFFEATNDHDKTPYTIVIPPPNVTGRLHLGHAWDTTLQDIITRMKRMQGFDVLWLPGMDHAGIATQAKVDEKLRNQGINRYELGREKFMEEAWKWKDEYAQHIRQQWSKLGLGLDYSRERFTLDEGLSKAVNEVFVTLYKKGLIYRGEYIINWDPATKTALSDIEVIHQDVQGAFYHMRYPLTDGSGSIEIATTRPETMLGDTAVAVHPEDERYKHLIGKMVTLPITGREIPIVADDYVDMEFGSGAVKITPAHDPNDFEIGNRHNLERILVMHEDGSMNEKAGKYNGMDRFECRKQLVKDLQESGVLFKIEEHMHSVGHSERSGAVVEPYLSTQWFVKMQPLADKAVDLQSQEDKVNFVPNRFENTYMRWMENIRDWCISRQLWWGHRIPAWYNKETGEIHVDHNPPEDIENWEQDTDVLDTWFSSALWPFSTMGWPETESLDYQRYYPTSTLVTGYDIIFFWVSRMIFQGLEFTGERPFKDVLIHGLVRDEQGRKMSKSLGNGVDPMEVIEKYGADSLRYFLSTGSSPGQDLRFSYEKVESTWNFANKIWNASRFALMNMGDMKFEDIDLSGEKSVADKWILTRLNETIETVTKLAEKYEFGEVGRALYNFIWDDFCDWYIEMAKIPLYSEDEAAKKTTRSILAYVLDNTMRLLHPFMPFITEEIWQQLPHEGESITLAKWPEVRDELTDKEAASDMRLLVDIIRSVRNVRAEVNTPMSKQVKLLVKAKTSEIEGKLERNRSYLERFCNPSELLIGTDVALDGGEKAMTAVVTGAELILPLQGLINIDEEISRLNKELAKLDKEVERVQKKLSNQGFIAKAPANVIEEEKAKEKDYVEKRDAVQARIDELKG from the coding sequence ATGGAAATGAAAGAAGTAAACCTTCCCACTAAATACGATCCACAAACAATCGAAAAAAATCGTTATCAATACTGGCTGGATGGCCGCTTTTTTGAAGCGACGAACGACCATGACAAAACACCATACACAATCGTTATCCCGCCACCAAACGTTACAGGGCGCCTGCACCTTGGTCACGCATGGGATACCACCCTACAAGACATCATCACGCGCATGAAACGCATGCAAGGCTTTGATGTTCTATGGTTACCTGGAATGGACCACGCAGGAATCGCGACTCAAGCTAAAGTTGATGAGAAACTTCGTAACCAAGGAATCAATCGTTATGAACTTGGCCGTGAAAAGTTCATGGAAGAAGCGTGGAAGTGGAAAGACGAGTATGCGCAACATATCCGCCAGCAATGGTCAAAGCTAGGTCTTGGCCTGGATTACAGCCGCGAACGCTTCACTTTGGATGAAGGGCTATCCAAAGCAGTTAATGAAGTGTTCGTAACGCTTTATAAAAAAGGTTTAATCTACCGTGGCGAATACATCATCAACTGGGATCCTGCAACAAAGACGGCTCTTTCTGATATCGAGGTAATTCACCAAGATGTTCAAGGTGCCTTCTATCATATGAGATACCCTCTAACAGATGGGTCCGGTTCCATTGAAATTGCGACAACACGTCCTGAAACAATGCTTGGAGACACAGCGGTTGCGGTTCATCCGGAAGACGAGCGCTACAAGCACTTAATTGGAAAAATGGTAACACTTCCTATCACAGGCCGTGAAATTCCAATTGTTGCCGATGATTATGTAGACATGGAATTCGGTTCCGGTGCCGTGAAAATCACCCCAGCCCATGACCCGAACGACTTTGAAATCGGAAACCGTCATAACCTAGAGCGCATCCTTGTTATGCACGAGGACGGCAGTATGAACGAAAAAGCTGGCAAATACAATGGTATGGATCGTTTTGAATGCCGTAAGCAGCTTGTAAAAGACTTGCAAGAAAGTGGCGTCCTTTTCAAAATTGAAGAGCACATGCATTCTGTTGGTCACAGTGAGCGAAGCGGAGCGGTGGTTGAGCCGTATCTTTCCACACAATGGTTCGTTAAAATGCAACCACTTGCAGACAAAGCAGTTGACCTTCAGTCTCAAGAAGACAAAGTTAACTTTGTACCAAACCGCTTTGAGAACACTTACATGCGTTGGATGGAAAATATCCGCGACTGGTGTATCTCCCGTCAGCTATGGTGGGGCCACCGAATTCCGGCTTGGTATAACAAAGAAACCGGAGAAATCCATGTTGATCATAACCCGCCGGAAGATATCGAAAATTGGGAGCAGGATACAGACGTACTTGATACATGGTTCAGTTCTGCATTATGGCCGTTCTCTACAATGGGCTGGCCAGAAACAGAATCACTGGACTACCAACGTTACTATCCAACAAGTACCTTAGTAACAGGGTATGATATCATTTTCTTCTGGGTATCCCGTATGATATTCCAAGGTCTTGAATTCACTGGCGAGCGTCCATTTAAAGATGTTCTCATCCATGGGCTGGTTCGTGACGAGCAAGGTCGTAAAATGAGTAAGTCCCTTGGTAATGGTGTGGATCCAATGGAAGTTATCGAAAAGTACGGAGCGGATTCCCTACGTTACTTCCTATCTACAGGAAGCTCACCAGGTCAGGACCTACGTTTCAGCTATGAAAAGGTGGAGTCGACTTGGAACTTTGCGAACAAGATCTGGAACGCATCCCGTTTTGCCTTGATGAACATGGGCGACATGAAGTTCGAGGATATCGATTTGAGCGGCGAGAAGTCCGTTGCAGACAAGTGGATCCTGACTCGTTTGAACGAAACAATTGAGACAGTGACCAAGCTTGCTGAGAAATATGAGTTCGGTGAAGTGGGCCGTGCCCTTTACAACTTCATCTGGGATGATTTCTGTGACTGGTATATCGAAATGGCGAAAATTCCATTGTACAGCGAAGATGAAGCGGCGAAAAAGACAACACGCTCCATTTTGGCTTACGTATTGGATAACACAATGCGCCTGTTGCATCCATTTATGCCATTCATCACAGAGGAAATCTGGCAGCAGCTTCCTCACGAAGGCGAGTCCATCACGCTTGCAAAATGGCCGGAAGTTCGCGATGAATTGACAGACAAGGAAGCGGCATCGGATATGCGTTTACTAGTGGACATCATCCGCAGCGTTCGTAACGTTCGTGCAGAAGTGAACACGCCAATGAGCAAACAGGTTAAATTGCTTGTGAAAGCAAAAACTTCTGAGATTGAAGGGAAACTTGAAAGAAACCGTTCTTACCTAGAACGCTTCTGTAACCCAAGCGAGCTGTTGATCGGAACAGATGTTGCATTGGACGGTGGCGAAAAGGCGATGACAGCAGTGGTAACTGGTGCGGAATTAATTCTTCCTCTGCAAGGGCTGATCAACATTGACGAAGAGATCTCCCGTCTAAACAAGGAGCTTGCGAAGCTTGATAAGGAAGTGGAGCGCGTTCAGAAGAAGCTTTCCAACCAAGGATTCATTGCGAAGGCACCTGCGAATGTCATTGAAGAAGAAAAAGCGAAAGAAAAAGATTATGTTGAAAAGCGTGATGCTGTTCAAGCTCGAATTGATGAGTTGAAGGGGTAA